A region of the Patescibacteria group bacterium genome:
AGGCGGGAGAGAAAGCTCTTTGGCACGGGAAATTCGTAAATCAAGTTTGGTGGACAGAATTTTCTGCGCTCCGGGGAATGCTGGCACCGGCCAAATAGCCAGAAATGTTGCTATTGGAGCAAACGAAATCCAAAAACTGGCAGAATTCGCCCAAGCAGAGGCAATTGATTTAACAATTGTCGGCCCGGAAGTGCCTTTAGTCAACGGCATTGTGGACAAATTTACGGCCGCGGGTTTACTGATTTTTGGACCATCAAAAAAAGCGGCCCGGCTGGAAAGCTCAAAAGTTTTTACTAAACAGCTCCTTAGAGAGATTGGGGTGCCGACAGCGGAATTTGAGGTATTTACCGATGCTAGCATGGCCGCTAGCAGGATTGGCCGTTGTTTAAGAAACTTCGGATTGCCAATAGTAATAAAAGTTGATGGTTTAGCCGCCGGCAAAGGGGCGATGGTATGTCATACTGCAGAAGAAGTCTCTGCGGTTTTGGTTAGGATCAAGGGAGGAGAATTTGGCCCAGCTGGAAAAAAATTCCTGATAGAAAAATTTCTCCCCGGCGAAGAGATTTCCTACATTGTCTTGGTTGACAAAAATGGGCATATTCTCCCGCTCGCCACATCGCAAGACCACAAAACTATTTTTGATCATGATAGCGGAATATTCCCAAATCCCAATACCGGGGGCATGGGAGCTATTTCACCATCTCCGATTGTAACTCCGGAACTGGAAAAACTAATTCTCGCCGAAATTATCAGACCCACCATTGAAGCCATGGCGAAAAAAGGCATCCCTTTTACCGGCGTGCTTTATGCCGGTCTGATGATTGATGAGGCGGGCAATCCGAGTGTTTTGGAGTTTAATTGCCGTTTTGGCGACCCGGAAACCCAGCCAATTTTGGCCCGGATGAGATCTGATCTAATTGACGTTATCTTAAAAGCTCTAGAAGGTAATTTGGATAAAGTCAAAATAGATTGGGACCCCAGACCGGCAGTTTGCGTAGTAATGGCTTCCGACGGTTACCCCGGTACCTACGAAAAGGGTTACCTAATTTCCGGCCTTAAAGAAGCGGCAAAAACCGGATCTATAATTGACCACGCCGGAACAGCTTTAGACCGCCACGGCAGAATCATAACTGCCGGCGGAAGAGTCCTTGGAGTAACAGCCCTGGGAGACGATTTTCAGCAAGCGCGAACAAACGCTTACCAGGCGGTAAAAAAAATATCTTGGCCCGGATGTCACTTCCGGCAAGATATCGGCTGGCAAGGGTTTGAAAAATAATAAGTTTTTTCAGAAAACAAAAAGCAGCCCTTAATAGCCATAGGCTGCTTTTTTTAATTTTTTTAGTTTCTCAACTCCCCTAAAACTTCCTTTATATCTTTTAAATCCCCTTCTGTTAAGCCCAGTTTTAACCGATTCTGATAAAGCCGGTATGATTCATTCCTTAAATTAACGGAAGAAATGCCAATTCCCTTCCTTAAGTAAGACTTATATTTTTTCACTAAATCCAAAATAATTTTTCTATTGGCGCTTCCTAAATTTCTGTAACGATAATTATTTCTTACCAGCTCATTCAATTTCCTTTCAAATTCATAATCTTTTAAATTTTTGGCGTTAGCCATTAAATCTTTTATATCCATAATGCGACAATTGACAATTAACTATTAACAATTAATAGTTAATTGTCAAGTGTCAATTGTCGTTATGAGCGGGTAATCCCGCAAAGTTCGCTATCGCTCACTACGGGACGGGCGGGAATTGAAAAGAATTCTTCAAAAAATTCTGAAATCTAAAATCTGAAATCTAAAATCTGAAATTAACAGGGAGCGGGTAGGGGGAATCGAACCCCCATCTTCAGCTTGGAAGGCTAACATAATAAACCATTATACGATACCCGCAGAAATCAATTTTCAATTTTAAATTTTCAATTTTAAATTACCTAAACTATCCAATCTTTTTATCTTTTTTAATCTTATAGACTAAAAGAACAAAAGTCAATAAGATGATAATCAAGCTGGCAATCTGGGGAAATCTTAAATTCCAGATAACCGGGGTTTCGTCTATCCTGATAAATTCTAAACTGAAACGCAAAACAGAATACGTTATTAGATAAAAAATAAAAAATAAAAAATAAAAAAAAATTTTAAACTGCCCTTTTTTTATAACCCAAACATGGAAAGAAATTAAAATTAGAAAAATTAAAAAATTGCCGATTGATTCATACAAAAATGTCGGGTGAAAAAAATCCGAGGAAATATATTCAAGCGGCCGCCCCATAATATCAATCGGAATGCCCCAGTCTAAATTAGTCGGCTTGCCAAAAAGCTCCCTATTAAAATAATTACCCCACCGGCCAATGGCCTGCGCCAAAGCCAGCCCCGGCGCTATCACGGCGGCCAAAAGCCAAAAATTTAAATTGCGCTTTCGGGCGAAAAACCAGATTACAAATAAACCGGCAATAATCGCCCCGTGGATTGCCAGCCCACCCTGCCAGACCTTAAAAATATCCAAAGGATATTGCCAGTAATAAGGCAACTCCAAAAAAATATGATAAATTCGGGCGCCGATTATCCCCCCGAGAATCAGCCAAAAAGCCAAATCAACAATAGTTTCTTTTTTTAGGCCGTAATAGGAAGAAATCTTTAAGGCCGTAGCTATAGCGGCCAAAGACCCCAAAACAATAAAAAAACCATACCAATAAATATGGATAGGGCCGAAAGAAACTAAAATCGGATCAGGATTGAAGGTATGAAAAAAATTCATGTTCAAGACGTCAATTTATTTTTAAACCTTTAGATGAACCATTGATCCGAATTCTACTGTGCTTATCTTCACGAACTTTGAATTAATCCGAATGCCACGAATTAGTATTCGGAGCATTCGGATTATGGCAGGAAGATTTAAGTCCATAGGCAGAATTCGGATTAAAGGATTATCTAGGGGTTTAGAGCCGAAAAAATTTCTTCTACTTAGTATTATATAATAAAAAACCCAAATGAAAAAGCCGGAGAGTATTTTTTCCCCGGCTTTTTTGTGTTTATTGAAAAAATTTTTCTTCTTTGCTCCGATCGAAATCAGTAAATGCCGCCCAGTAAAAAACCAGGGCGCCCACACACATCAGAGCTAAATACTGGACGTTAGCCCATTGCTGCTGCGGGTAAGGAAAGACCGGGGCATTAACCACTTTCAAAAAACAAAAAATAGTTATCGCAAGACCGAAAATGGAAACAGATATTCTTGCGACCATTCTCTTTGTGAGTGTTTTCTCCGCCATTGCATCCTCCTTTGGCTTTTGGAAAAAACTACTCACCCCCATGAGATATTTATATCATATCATATTTATCAAAATATGTCAATATAAGAAAAAAAGCCCGAATATTAAATAAAATTCAGGCTTTTTAATTTTTTCTTTTGACTTGTTAGCCACGGCTGCAAATTAACAAAAAAGCTACAACGGTCGCCAAAATAAGCGCCGCTTCCGGCCAATGTCTCTTAAAAAATTCTTTCATCGCGCACTCCTCTTTTTTAAGGTTACATTGCCAAGATACCATTCTTAATTCTTAAATCTTAATTCCCCTACGGTGGGGATAGAGACCTGCCTGCCGCGGCAGGCAGGGACTCGTCCCGCACGGGTTGCCCCACATGCTCCTAAGGCATGCGTGCCCCGCCTCATTTTAAAAAAATTTAACTATGAATACCACTGCTGGTGGGCAAGAAAGGACTCGAACCTTCACGCCTTTCGGCACATGCTCCTAAGGCATGCGTGTATACCAATTTCACCACTTGCCCATATTTTATACTAAAAATGAGGCGGGGTAAATATACCAAACTGTCCCGTCCCTTTTAAAGGCGCGGGGTTTCACTATATCCCCCTTGCTCCTTTATTCTTAAACCAATTTGTATTTTATGTCAATGTTTTTATTATAGCAAAAATTGTGTTATGATAATAATATCCATAAATAATTAATTATCGCGTTCTTCCGCGTGAGTCCGCGTTAGTCAGTATAAGTCCGCGTGAGTCCGCAACAAAAAAATATGGCTAAACAAGAAAGTAAAAAAAATTCTGCCAATCCTGACGTAAAAACCAACAAAAACATTGCCGCCCTGTCTTATGTCTGGATTCTCTGTTTAGTGCCGCTTTTAGGGAAAAAGGATTCTGAATTCGCCCAATTTCACGCCAAGCAAGGTTTGGTTTTGTTTGTCATAGAATTGGTGGCCGGATTATTTATCTGGTTCCCATTTTTCGGGCAACTTCTGATGCTGGCCCTGATTGTTGTTTCGGTGATGGGAATTGTCAAAACTTATAACGGAGAATGGTGGGAAATTCCCTTTATTTACGAATGGAGCAAAAAAATTAATTTATAAAAGTTACGAATTACAAATCTTATACAAATATTACAAATAATTAAAAAACGATTATTTTGGTATTTGTAAAATTTGTAATGAATTTGTAATTTGTAACTAAGACAACATGCCCAAATCTAATAAATTCATAAAATTTTTCAACCAATTAACAATAAAAGATGTGCCGTCGGTCGGGGGTAAAAACGCCTCTCTGGGAGAAATGTACCGAAAACTTTCGGGAAGGGGCGTTAATGTTCCCAACGGCTTTGCCACGACCGCTTCCGCTTATAATTATTTTTTGGAAAAAACCGGAGAAAAAAAAGAAATAAAAAAAATTCTTAAAGGCCTTAATACCCATAATGTAATGGACCTGATGCGCCGCGGAGCCGCTGTACGCAAATTAATAACCAATACGCCTCTCCCGGAAGATTTTGAGAAAGAAATCATTGGCGCTTACAAAAAACTTTCGGCTGAATACGGGGTTAAAAACCTATCCGTAGCCGTCCGCTCTTCGGCCACAGCCGAAGATTTGCCGGACGCTTCTTTCGCCGGACAGCAGGACACTTATTTAAATATCAGCGGAGAAAAAGAATTGCTTCTGGCCGTAAGAAAATGCATTGCTTCCTTGTTTACTAACCGGGCGATTTCCTATCGCGTTGACAAAAAATTTGTCCATTTCAAAATCGCCCTTTCCGTCGGCGTGCAAAAAATGATCCGAGCCGATTTGGCCGCTTCCGGCGTAATATTTACGATTGACACCGAATCCGGATTTCCCAACGCTGTCCTGATTAACTCCATTTACGGGCTGGGAGAAAATATTGTTCAGGGCAAAGTTAACCCGGACGAATTTTATTTCTTCAAGCCTACCGGCGCCATAATTTCCCGTTCTATCGGATGCAAAAAGTTAAAAATGGTTTACAACAATGACCCGAAACAACCGACTAAAAATGTAAGGCTTAAGCCAAAAGAGCAGGTTAAACAATCAATTACCGACGAACAGATAAAAAAATTGGGCCAGTGGGCCATGATTATTGAAAAGCATTATGGTCGGCCCATGGACATTGAATGGGCCTTGGACGGACAGGACAAAAAACTATACATAATTCAGGCCCGGCCGGAAACCGTGCAAAGCCTTAGAAATTACAACATATTGGAGGAATATAAATTAGAAAAAAGAGGGAAAATTATAACTCGCGGCCAAAGCGTCGGCAACAAAATCGGCATGGGAGTGGCTAACCGAATTATGGAAGTGGGCGGCATTAAAAACTTTAAACCCGGGCAAGTCTTGGTGACAGACATGACCGATCCAGACTGGGAACCGATTATGAAAATCGCTTCGGCGATTGTTACTGACAAGGGGGGCCGCACCTGCCACGCCGCCATTGTCTCCCGCGAGCTTGGCATTCCTTGTATTGTCGGCACCAATAATGTCTCTTATCGGGTTAAAACCGGAAAAAAGGTGACTATAAGCTGCGCCGAAGGAGAAGAGGGCTACGTTTATGAAGGCATCCTGCCTTTTAAGGTCAAAAAAACCAATGTTAAAAAATTAAAAAGGCCGAAAACCAAAATTATGATGAATATCGGCGAACCGGACATGGCTTTTTCCACCTCCTTTATTCCCAATGACGGCGTGGGGCTGGCCAGATTAGAATTCATAATAAACAATTACATCAAAATTCACCCCCTGGCTTTAATTAATTACGATAAGATAAAAGACAAAAATGTTAAAAAGAAAATAGATAATTTGACTGTGGGTTACGAAAACAAAAAGCAGTTCTTTGTTGATAAGTTAGCCGAAGGAGTGGCCATGATTGCCGCGGCTTTTTATCCCAAAGACGTGATTATCCGGCTTTCCGATTTTAAAACCAATGAGTATGCTAACCTGGTTGGCGGGGCCAAATATGAGCCGATTGAATCCAATCCGATGATCGGCTGGCGCGGCGCTTCCCGCTATTACTCGCCTAAATTTCTGCCGGCTTTTGCCCTGGAATGCCAAGCGATGAAAAAAGTAAGGGATGAAATGGGTTTATCTAACTTAAAGCTTATGGTGCCTTTCTGCCGCACTTTAGAAGAAGCCAAAAAAGTTAGAAAAATATTAGCTGACCATGGCTTAAAACAGGGTAAAAACGGCTTTGAATTATATTGCATGGTGGAAATTCCTTCTAATGTAATTCTGGCCGAACAATTTGCTGAAATTTTTGACGGCTTTTCCATCGGCAGCAATGACTTGACCCAGCTCGCCTTGGGCGTCGACCGCGACAGCTCTTTGGTAAGCCACGTTTATGATGAAAAAAACGAAGCCGTAAAAACTTTAATCAGATACGCCATAGATACGGCCCGCCGGACAAAAAAGAAAATCGGCATCTGCGGACAAGCTCCGAGCGATTACCCGGATTTTGCCACTTTCCTGGTTGAATGCGGCATAGATTCTATTTCTTTAATTCCGGATACGGTTATTAAAACCACGATGGAGATTAATAAAAAAGAGAAAAAGATGAGAGGGAAGAGAAAAAAATAATAAAACAAATAAAAAATGAAGGCGGGATTGGCCAATCCCGCCTTCATTTTTTATAAAATTATTTTCCGCAAACACGGCAATGCTCGGCCCAGGGTTTTATCTCTAAAGCTTCTTCTTCTATTTGCTTTCCACATTTAAGGCAGATGCCGTAAGTGCCGCTCTTCATTCTTTCCAGAGCACCATCTATCTTCCCCAAAATCTCCTCGTGGACTGACAAAAGCGAGCCTTCCAAAATATCCTCCGTGGCGTCATGGCCAATATCATCAAGGTCGGGATTGTCTTCATCAACTTCCGGCTTTTTTAATTTTAAAATTTTTTCTTCCACCGCCTTCTTCTCTTCTTCCAGTCTAGTTTTTATTTTTTGGATAAATTCTTGGCTTAACATAGATTTAATCGCGTAAATTACGCTGTTTTATAATTTTAATTAATTTTTAGTCAACGCGGCTATATTATTTTCCGCCAAGGGCGGATCAGCCTCTGGCTGATAATTCTAAATTGGGATCAACTTTTATTTTCGGCCACGGGATAAAATCTTTTTTTAAAGCCCGGAAATATCCGGCCGTGGCTACCATGGCGGCGTTATCGGTCGTATATTGGATGTTAGGTATTAGATATTTGGTTTTGGGTAATCGGGTTTTAATCATTTCTTCCATTTGCCCGCGCAACTCCTTATTGGCGGCTACTCCGCCGGTTAGCATTATAGTTTTTACCTTGTAATTTCCTGCCGCCTTAAGGGTCTTGGCTATCAAAACGTCAATTGCCGCTTGCTGAAACTGGGCGCAATATTCCGGAATTCTTCTCTTCCACATTTTATCTTTTTTTAGTTTATAAAGCAAAGCGGTTTTAAGGCCGGAAAAAGAAAAATCATAATCATCTGAATTTATCATCGGCCGTGGAAGAATAATATTTTTTGAATTTTGAATTTTGAATTTTGAATTTATTTGGAATTTGGAATTTGGAATTTGGAATTTCGCGGCTTCAGCCGCGATCGCTGGCCCCCCCGGATAACCAAGGCTCAAAAGCTTGGCGGCTTTGTCAAACGCTTCTCCGGCCGCGTCATCCCGCGTCTCGCCAATTACTTTATATTTTCCATGCCCTGACATTAGAACCAGCATCGTATGCCCGCCAGAAACCGTAAGAATTAAAATTGGAAATTTGCTTGCCCGCCGAAGCCTTGGCGAAGGCGGGGAATTTACGCTAACGAAGTTAGCGTAGATGTGCCCTTCAATATGATTTACAGCCACTAACGGAATGCCCCAAACATAAGACAAGGTTTTGGCGGTTTCTACGCCTACGATTAAAGAGGTAATCAAGCCCGGCCCAACGGTTACGGCTATGGCGTCTATTTCTTTTGCGGCTCGGCCACGTTCAATTCCGGCTTTGGCCAAAGCTTCGTCAACAACCGGTAAAATATTTAGAATATGCTCTCTGGCCGCCACTTCCGGCACTACGCCCCCGTATTTTTTATGAATTTCTATTTGCGAAGAAACCACATTGGATCTTACAGACACAAAATTTTGTGTTCCTGCCTTTTTTCCCTCGACAATAGCGGCGGCCGTTTCATCGCAACTGGTCTCGATTCCTAGAACTATCATAAAATATATAACTTATTTTTAAAAATAGATAAACAAAAATATTCTAAAGTCTCGCCCCGCAAAAGCACACCTTTATGCGGGGTTTCAATTCCTAAAATTATCTTCATCTTGACTAAAATTAAAAAATTAACTAAACTATTCTTAGTATTACCATACTTTTCTAAAAAAATCCATCCCTGTCTCGGGATTTTTATTTTAAGACTGGCGCGCCAAAAAATTATTCTGAAATCTGAAATCTGAAATTAATTCTGCCGCCATCGCCTGCCTGCCGGTAGGCAGGTCTAGTGGTTAGGACCCCGCAAGTCTCTCCGCTCCTGCGGGGGCAAGCACCAGGTTTTTCAGCCAGGGGCTGATCCCGAAGTCTCGGGACATCCTACAATTCGTTAAAATATAAATAACATTCTGCCGCCATCGTCTAGTGGTTAGGACACCAGGTTTTCATCCTGGTAACCGGGGTTCGATTCCCCGTGGCGGTACAAATGAAAAATTCGCTTTTGGCGGATTTTTTTTATTTGTATTGTCCATGGGGGTTGAGAATTTCGGGGTTCGACCTGCCCCGCAGATTGAGCGAAGCGAAATTGTGCGGGGTTCCCTGCCTGCCGGCAGGCAGGCCCATGGCGGTACAAAATAATTTAAAAACGGGTTTATCCCGTTTTTTAATTATGGTGTTTATCACCATGGGAATCAAACGAGCAGAAGCGAGGCAAATTCTGGCAGAAAAAGAACTAATATGTTATAATATAAAATATATAAATTAAGGAATTTAAACAAAAAATTATTTTTTAACTATCTTGTTAAATTCCAAAATAAAAAATATGAGAAAACTGGCAAAATTCAAGCTTACAAATATTTTTTTGGCCGCTATTTTTATATTAAATCAGGCGGTTTTTTTATCTATCCCCGTTTTAGCCGGGCAAACTCAAACCAATTCCTATATAGCCTCTTTAACAGACACCACAATTAGCGATACGACAACTTCTACTACCGACACCTCTTATACTACTGATTCCGCCACAACTATAACCTATAGTGAACCCTCGATGGAAAACGTTGATACTACCGATAGTATTATTGAAAAAACCCTTGAAACAACCTACGCCGAGCCAACGACCGCAACCGATGGCTCAAATATAATATTTGAGGATATAATTACTGATACTGCGGAAACCCCCTCCCTTTCCATATTAATTATGGATTTTGTCTCTCCTCCGGCAAAGGTTTCCGGCCAACCAAGTTTTTCCGTAAAAACAAGCGAGCTGGCCGAAGTGATGTTTTATGCCTACAAAGACGGAGCGGAAATAAATAGATACTCCGCAACTTACAAGGGTGA
Encoded here:
- the purD gene encoding phosphoribosylamine--glycine ligase, with product MKVLVIGLGGRESSLAREIRKSSLVDRIFCAPGNAGTGQIARNVAIGANEIQKLAEFAQAEAIDLTIVGPEVPLVNGIVDKFTAAGLLIFGPSKKAARLESSKVFTKQLLREIGVPTAEFEVFTDASMAASRIGRCLRNFGLPIVIKVDGLAAGKGAMVCHTAEEVSAVLVRIKGGEFGPAGKKFLIEKFLPGEEISYIVLVDKNGHILPLATSQDHKTIFDHDSGIFPNPNTGGMGAISPSPIVTPELEKLILAEIIRPTIEAMAKKGIPFTGVLYAGLMIDEAGNPSVLEFNCRFGDPETQPILARMRSDLIDVILKALEGNLDKVKIDWDPRPAVCVVMASDGYPGTYEKGYLISGLKEAAKTGSIIDHAGTALDRHGRIITAGGRVLGVTALGDDFQQARTNAYQAVKKISWPGCHFRQDIGWQGFEK
- the lgt gene encoding prolipoprotein diacylglyceryl transferase; the protein is MNFFHTFNPDPILVSFGPIHIYWYGFFIVLGSLAAIATALKISSYYGLKKETIVDLAFWLILGGIIGARIYHIFLELPYYWQYPLDIFKVWQGGLAIHGAIIAGLFVIWFFARKRNLNFWLLAAVIAPGLALAQAIGRWGNYFNRELFGKPTNLDWGIPIDIMGRPLEYISSDFFHPTFLYESIGNFLIFLILISFHVWVIKKGQFKIFFYFLFFIFYLITYSVLRFSLEFIRIDETPVIWNLRFPQIASLIIILLTFVLLVYKIKKDKKIG
- the ppsA gene encoding phosphoenolpyruvate synthase; the protein is MPKSNKFIKFFNQLTIKDVPSVGGKNASLGEMYRKLSGRGVNVPNGFATTASAYNYFLEKTGEKKEIKKILKGLNTHNVMDLMRRGAAVRKLITNTPLPEDFEKEIIGAYKKLSAEYGVKNLSVAVRSSATAEDLPDASFAGQQDTYLNISGEKELLLAVRKCIASLFTNRAISYRVDKKFVHFKIALSVGVQKMIRADLAASGVIFTIDTESGFPNAVLINSIYGLGENIVQGKVNPDEFYFFKPTGAIISRSIGCKKLKMVYNNDPKQPTKNVRLKPKEQVKQSITDEQIKKLGQWAMIIEKHYGRPMDIEWALDGQDKKLYIIQARPETVQSLRNYNILEEYKLEKRGKIITRGQSVGNKIGMGVANRIMEVGGIKNFKPGQVLVTDMTDPDWEPIMKIASAIVTDKGGRTCHAAIVSRELGIPCIVGTNNVSYRVKTGKKVTISCAEGEEGYVYEGILPFKVKKTNVKKLKRPKTKIMMNIGEPDMAFSTSFIPNDGVGLARLEFIINNYIKIHPLALINYDKIKDKNVKKKIDNLTVGYENKKQFFVDKLAEGVAMIAAAFYPKDVIIRLSDFKTNEYANLVGGAKYEPIESNPMIGWRGASRYYSPKFLPAFALECQAMKKVRDEMGLSNLKLMVPFCRTLEEAKKVRKILADHGLKQGKNGFELYCMVEIPSNVILAEQFAEIFDGFSIGSNDLTQLALGVDRDSSLVSHVYDEKNEAVKTLIRYAIDTARRTKKKIGICGQAPSDYPDFATFLVECGIDSISLIPDTVIKTTMEINKKEKKMRGKRKK
- a CDS encoding TraR/DksA C4-type zinc finger protein, coding for MLSQEFIQKIKTRLEEEKKAVEEKILKLKKPEVDEDNPDLDDIGHDATEDILEGSLLSVHEEILGKIDGALERMKSGTYGICLKCGKQIEEEALEIKPWAEHCRVCGK
- the tsaD gene encoding tRNA (adenosine(37)-N6)-threonylcarbamoyltransferase complex transferase subunit TsaD, translating into MIVLGIETSCDETAAAIVEGKKAGTQNFVSVRSNVVSSQIEIHKKYGGVVPEVAAREHILNILPVVDEALAKAGIERGRAAKEIDAIAVTVGPGLITSLIVGVETAKTLSYVWGIPLVAVNHIEGHIYANFVSVNSPPSPRLRRASKFPILILTVSGGHTMLVLMSGHGKYKVIGETRDDAAGEAFDKAAKLLSLGYPGGPAIAAEAAKFQIPNSKFQINSKFKIQNSKNIILPRPMINSDDYDFSFSGLKTALLYKLKKDKMWKRRIPEYCAQFQQAAIDVLIAKTLKAAGNYKVKTIMLTGGVAANKELRGQMEEMIKTRLPKTKYLIPNIQYTTDNAAMVATAGYFRALKKDFIPWPKIKVDPNLELSARG